One Equus quagga isolate Etosha38 chromosome 5, UCLA_HA_Equagga_1.0, whole genome shotgun sequence genomic window carries:
- the MIIP gene encoding migration and invasion-inhibitory protein isoform X1, translating to MVETKDVRQLRQLSLELLRQLRAGQEAVRRSVAKAASASSLDSSSSYDSETPPSQEMSSMASRASCPQDAQQGDPCDMSWPGGASSWGSSPPPTKCRHQESLGPLRPHSAPLPASSDSNDPELSAELDSLLQEAQAMRSAPDQQSKLPKPRVIFKKESPVPERIWRLRPYLGYDWIAGSLDNSSPVTSKSEAFFSKLQKFREANQEECVCSDPEPQILGLREGGGVKGDHECVYCYRVNRRLFLVPSDPGTPCRLCRTPRDQRGPETLAEPAQVRVSVPLSVLDPPHQYRIHRRKSFDASDTLALPRIRSLRQRGRDLSKHCLLGWDILPPKPEKSSALKSLDLWSCVSAKAQHRKLSATSPSRLVGSRLPREGQRPWSRPADCRVPGSRIGGSTAEPESVSPQGPIPPALTPSILPGPTTPRQLLHPPQEGPAHAGPTCHPDLVRTPGPLTLRPPAEALRTGHLEEDSASVIVSSLSPMAGAPSPASAGVDSGPTS from the exons ATGGTGGAGACCAAGGACGTGCGGCAGCTGCGGCAGCTCAGCCTGGAGCTCCTGAGGCAGCTGCGGGCCGGGCAGGAGGCCGTGCGGCGCTCGGTGGCCAAGGCAGCCTCCGCG TCGAGCCTGGACTCCAGCAGCAGCTACGACTCAGAGACGCCACCCTCTCAGGAGATGTCCTCAATGGCCTCGAGAGCCTCCTGTCCACAGGATGCCCAGCAAGGTGACCCCTGTGATATGTCCTGGCCCGGCGGGGCCAGCTCTTGGGGGAGCTCTCCCCCACCCACCAAATGCCGACACCAGGAGTCCCTGGGGCCACTGAGGCCCCACTCGGCACCCTTGCCGGCCTCCTCAGACTCGAATGACCCAGAGCTGTCGGCAGAGCTGGACAGTCTACTCCAGGAGGCACAGGCCATGAGGTCCGCCCCGGATCAACAAAGCAAGCTGCCCAAG CCGAGAGTGATCTTCAAGAAGGAGTCTCCAGTACCTGAGAGGATCTGGCGCCTCCGACCGTACCTGGGTTACGACTGGATTGCAG GGTCTCTGGACAACAGCTCTCCCGTCACCAGCAAGTCCGAGGCCTTCTTCTCTAAGCTGCAGAAGTTCCGGGAAGCCAACCAGGAGGAGTGTGTTTGCAGCGACCCCGA ACCCCAGATCCTGGGCCTGCGCGAGGGCGGTGGCGTCAAGGGAGACCATGAAT GCGTCTACTGTTACCGGGTCAACCGGCGCCTGTTCCTGGTGCCTTCAGATCCCGGCACCCCCTGCCGCCTGTGCAGGACACCACGGGACCAGCGGGGCCCTGAGACCCTGGCGGAGCCAGCGCAGGTCAG GGTGAGCGTCCCACTGTCCGTCCTGGACCCCCCACACCAGTACCGTATCCACCGGCGGAAGAGTTTTGACGCCTCCGACACGCTGGCCCTGCCCCGG ATTCGGAGCCTGAGGCAGAGGGGacgtgacttgtccaag CACTGCCTGCTGGGCTGGGACATTCTCCCGCCAAAGCCCGAGAAAAGCTCAGCCCTCAAGAGCCTGGATCTCTGGTCCTGTGTCTCTGCCAAGGCCCAGCACCGGAAGCTGTCAGCCACCAGCCCCTCCCGCCTGGTAGGGTCCAGGCTGCCCCGGGAGGGACAGAGGCCTTGGAGCAGGCCTGCGGACTGCAGAGTCCCCGGGAGCAGGATTGGGGGGAGTACTGCAGAGCCTGAAAGTGTCTCTCCACAGGGGCCCATCCCCCCAGCCCTGACCCCAAGCATCCTTCCAGGGCCTACTACTCCCCGCCAGCTACTGCATCCCCCCCAGGAAG GCCCTGCCCACGCGGGTCCCACCTGCCACCCCGATCTGGTCAGAACCCCAGGTCCCCTGACCCTGCGCCCCCCGGCTGAAGCCCTGAGGACTGGCCACTTGGAAGAGGACAGTGCCTCTGTCATCGTCTCTAGCCTCTCCCCTATGGCAGGGGCGCCCAGCCCGGCCTCAGCTGGAGTGGACTCCGGCCCCACCTCCTAG
- the MIIP gene encoding migration and invasion-inhibitory protein isoform X3 — translation MVETKDVRQLRQLSLELLRQLRAGQEAVRRSVAKAASASSLDSSSSYDSETPPSQEMSSMASRASCPQDAQQGDPCDMSWPGGASSWGSSPPPTKCRHQESLGPLRPHSAPLPASSDSNDPELSAELDSLLQEAQAMRSAPDQQSKLPKPRVIFKKESPVPERIWRLRPYLGYDWIAGSLDNSSPVTSKSEAFFSKLQKFREANQEECVCSDPEPQILGLREGGGVKGDHECVYCYRVNRRLFLVPSDPGTPCRLCRTPRDQRGPETLAEPAQVRVSVPLSVLDPPHQYRIHRRKSFDASDTLALPRIRSLRQRGRDLSKHCLLGWDILPPKPEKSSALKSLDLWSCVSAKAQHRKLSATSPSRLGPIPPALTPSILPGPTTPRQLLHPPQEGPAHAGPTCHPDLVRTPGPLTLRPPAEALRTGHLEEDSASVIVSSLSPMAGAPSPASAGVDSGPTS, via the exons ATGGTGGAGACCAAGGACGTGCGGCAGCTGCGGCAGCTCAGCCTGGAGCTCCTGAGGCAGCTGCGGGCCGGGCAGGAGGCCGTGCGGCGCTCGGTGGCCAAGGCAGCCTCCGCG TCGAGCCTGGACTCCAGCAGCAGCTACGACTCAGAGACGCCACCCTCTCAGGAGATGTCCTCAATGGCCTCGAGAGCCTCCTGTCCACAGGATGCCCAGCAAGGTGACCCCTGTGATATGTCCTGGCCCGGCGGGGCCAGCTCTTGGGGGAGCTCTCCCCCACCCACCAAATGCCGACACCAGGAGTCCCTGGGGCCACTGAGGCCCCACTCGGCACCCTTGCCGGCCTCCTCAGACTCGAATGACCCAGAGCTGTCGGCAGAGCTGGACAGTCTACTCCAGGAGGCACAGGCCATGAGGTCCGCCCCGGATCAACAAAGCAAGCTGCCCAAG CCGAGAGTGATCTTCAAGAAGGAGTCTCCAGTACCTGAGAGGATCTGGCGCCTCCGACCGTACCTGGGTTACGACTGGATTGCAG GGTCTCTGGACAACAGCTCTCCCGTCACCAGCAAGTCCGAGGCCTTCTTCTCTAAGCTGCAGAAGTTCCGGGAAGCCAACCAGGAGGAGTGTGTTTGCAGCGACCCCGA ACCCCAGATCCTGGGCCTGCGCGAGGGCGGTGGCGTCAAGGGAGACCATGAAT GCGTCTACTGTTACCGGGTCAACCGGCGCCTGTTCCTGGTGCCTTCAGATCCCGGCACCCCCTGCCGCCTGTGCAGGACACCACGGGACCAGCGGGGCCCTGAGACCCTGGCGGAGCCAGCGCAGGTCAG GGTGAGCGTCCCACTGTCCGTCCTGGACCCCCCACACCAGTACCGTATCCACCGGCGGAAGAGTTTTGACGCCTCCGACACGCTGGCCCTGCCCCGG ATTCGGAGCCTGAGGCAGAGGGGacgtgacttgtccaag CACTGCCTGCTGGGCTGGGACATTCTCCCGCCAAAGCCCGAGAAAAGCTCAGCCCTCAAGAGCCTGGATCTCTGGTCCTGTGTCTCTGCCAAGGCCCAGCACCGGAAGCTGTCAGCCACCAGCCCCTCCCGCCTG GGGCCCATCCCCCCAGCCCTGACCCCAAGCATCCTTCCAGGGCCTACTACTCCCCGCCAGCTACTGCATCCCCCCCAGGAAG GCCCTGCCCACGCGGGTCCCACCTGCCACCCCGATCTGGTCAGAACCCCAGGTCCCCTGACCCTGCGCCCCCCGGCTGAAGCCCTGAGGACTGGCCACTTGGAAGAGGACAGTGCCTCTGTCATCGTCTCTAGCCTCTCCCCTATGGCAGGGGCGCCCAGCCCGGCCTCAGCTGGAGTGGACTCCGGCCCCACCTCCTAG
- the MIIP gene encoding migration and invasion-inhibitory protein isoform X2: protein MVETKDVRQLRQLSLELLRQLRAGQEAVRRSVAKAASASSLDSSSSYDSETPPSQEMSSMASRASCPQDAQQGDPCDMSWPGGASSWGSSPPPTKCRHQESLGPLRPHSAPLPASSDSNDPELSAELDSLLQEAQAMRSAPDQQSKLPKPRVIFKKESPVPERIWRLRPYLGYDWIAGSLDNSSPVTSKSEAFFSKLQKFREANQEECVCSDPEPQILGLREGGGVKGDHECVYCYRVNRRLFLVPSDPGTPCRLCRTPRDQRGPETLAEPAQVRVSVPLSVLDPPHQYRIHRRKSFDASDTLALPRHCLLGWDILPPKPEKSSALKSLDLWSCVSAKAQHRKLSATSPSRLVGSRLPREGQRPWSRPADCRVPGSRIGGSTAEPESVSPQGPIPPALTPSILPGPTTPRQLLHPPQEGPAHAGPTCHPDLVRTPGPLTLRPPAEALRTGHLEEDSASVIVSSLSPMAGAPSPASAGVDSGPTS, encoded by the exons ATGGTGGAGACCAAGGACGTGCGGCAGCTGCGGCAGCTCAGCCTGGAGCTCCTGAGGCAGCTGCGGGCCGGGCAGGAGGCCGTGCGGCGCTCGGTGGCCAAGGCAGCCTCCGCG TCGAGCCTGGACTCCAGCAGCAGCTACGACTCAGAGACGCCACCCTCTCAGGAGATGTCCTCAATGGCCTCGAGAGCCTCCTGTCCACAGGATGCCCAGCAAGGTGACCCCTGTGATATGTCCTGGCCCGGCGGGGCCAGCTCTTGGGGGAGCTCTCCCCCACCCACCAAATGCCGACACCAGGAGTCCCTGGGGCCACTGAGGCCCCACTCGGCACCCTTGCCGGCCTCCTCAGACTCGAATGACCCAGAGCTGTCGGCAGAGCTGGACAGTCTACTCCAGGAGGCACAGGCCATGAGGTCCGCCCCGGATCAACAAAGCAAGCTGCCCAAG CCGAGAGTGATCTTCAAGAAGGAGTCTCCAGTACCTGAGAGGATCTGGCGCCTCCGACCGTACCTGGGTTACGACTGGATTGCAG GGTCTCTGGACAACAGCTCTCCCGTCACCAGCAAGTCCGAGGCCTTCTTCTCTAAGCTGCAGAAGTTCCGGGAAGCCAACCAGGAGGAGTGTGTTTGCAGCGACCCCGA ACCCCAGATCCTGGGCCTGCGCGAGGGCGGTGGCGTCAAGGGAGACCATGAAT GCGTCTACTGTTACCGGGTCAACCGGCGCCTGTTCCTGGTGCCTTCAGATCCCGGCACCCCCTGCCGCCTGTGCAGGACACCACGGGACCAGCGGGGCCCTGAGACCCTGGCGGAGCCAGCGCAGGTCAG GGTGAGCGTCCCACTGTCCGTCCTGGACCCCCCACACCAGTACCGTATCCACCGGCGGAAGAGTTTTGACGCCTCCGACACGCTGGCCCTGCCCCGG CACTGCCTGCTGGGCTGGGACATTCTCCCGCCAAAGCCCGAGAAAAGCTCAGCCCTCAAGAGCCTGGATCTCTGGTCCTGTGTCTCTGCCAAGGCCCAGCACCGGAAGCTGTCAGCCACCAGCCCCTCCCGCCTGGTAGGGTCCAGGCTGCCCCGGGAGGGACAGAGGCCTTGGAGCAGGCCTGCGGACTGCAGAGTCCCCGGGAGCAGGATTGGGGGGAGTACTGCAGAGCCTGAAAGTGTCTCTCCACAGGGGCCCATCCCCCCAGCCCTGACCCCAAGCATCCTTCCAGGGCCTACTACTCCCCGCCAGCTACTGCATCCCCCCCAGGAAG GCCCTGCCCACGCGGGTCCCACCTGCCACCCCGATCTGGTCAGAACCCCAGGTCCCCTGACCCTGCGCCCCCCGGCTGAAGCCCTGAGGACTGGCCACTTGGAAGAGGACAGTGCCTCTGTCATCGTCTCTAGCCTCTCCCCTATGGCAGGGGCGCCCAGCCCGGCCTCAGCTGGAGTGGACTCCGGCCCCACCTCCTAG
- the MIIP gene encoding migration and invasion-inhibitory protein isoform X6: MVETKDVRQLRQLSLELLRQLRAGQEAVRRSVAKAASASSLDSSSSYDSETPPSQEMSSMASRASCPQDAQQGDPCDMSWPGGASSWGSSPPPTKCRHQESLGPLRPHSAPLPASSDSNDPELSAELDSLLQEAQAMRSAPDQQSKLPKPRVIFKKESPVPERIWRLRPYLGYDWIAGSLDNSSPVTSKSEAFFSKLQKFREANQEECVCSDPEPQILGLREGGGVKGDHECVYCYRVNRRLFLVPSDPGTPCRLCRTPRDQRGPETLAEPAQVRVSVPLSVLDPPHQYRIHRRKSFDASDTLALPRIRSLRQRGRDLSKHCLLGWDILPPKPEKSSALKSLDLWSCVSAKAQHRKLSATSPSRLGLLLPASYCIPPRKVTQIIRPCPRGSHLPPRSGQNPRSPDPAPPG, translated from the exons ATGGTGGAGACCAAGGACGTGCGGCAGCTGCGGCAGCTCAGCCTGGAGCTCCTGAGGCAGCTGCGGGCCGGGCAGGAGGCCGTGCGGCGCTCGGTGGCCAAGGCAGCCTCCGCG TCGAGCCTGGACTCCAGCAGCAGCTACGACTCAGAGACGCCACCCTCTCAGGAGATGTCCTCAATGGCCTCGAGAGCCTCCTGTCCACAGGATGCCCAGCAAGGTGACCCCTGTGATATGTCCTGGCCCGGCGGGGCCAGCTCTTGGGGGAGCTCTCCCCCACCCACCAAATGCCGACACCAGGAGTCCCTGGGGCCACTGAGGCCCCACTCGGCACCCTTGCCGGCCTCCTCAGACTCGAATGACCCAGAGCTGTCGGCAGAGCTGGACAGTCTACTCCAGGAGGCACAGGCCATGAGGTCCGCCCCGGATCAACAAAGCAAGCTGCCCAAG CCGAGAGTGATCTTCAAGAAGGAGTCTCCAGTACCTGAGAGGATCTGGCGCCTCCGACCGTACCTGGGTTACGACTGGATTGCAG GGTCTCTGGACAACAGCTCTCCCGTCACCAGCAAGTCCGAGGCCTTCTTCTCTAAGCTGCAGAAGTTCCGGGAAGCCAACCAGGAGGAGTGTGTTTGCAGCGACCCCGA ACCCCAGATCCTGGGCCTGCGCGAGGGCGGTGGCGTCAAGGGAGACCATGAAT GCGTCTACTGTTACCGGGTCAACCGGCGCCTGTTCCTGGTGCCTTCAGATCCCGGCACCCCCTGCCGCCTGTGCAGGACACCACGGGACCAGCGGGGCCCTGAGACCCTGGCGGAGCCAGCGCAGGTCAG GGTGAGCGTCCCACTGTCCGTCCTGGACCCCCCACACCAGTACCGTATCCACCGGCGGAAGAGTTTTGACGCCTCCGACACGCTGGCCCTGCCCCGG ATTCGGAGCCTGAGGCAGAGGGGacgtgacttgtccaag CACTGCCTGCTGGGCTGGGACATTCTCCCGCCAAAGCCCGAGAAAAGCTCAGCCCTCAAGAGCCTGGATCTCTGGTCCTGTGTCTCTGCCAAGGCCCAGCACCGGAAGCTGTCAGCCACCAGCCCCTCCCGCCTG GGCCTACTACTCCCCGCCAGCTACTGCATCCCCCCCAGGAAGGTGACCCAGATTATAAG GCCCTGCCCACGCGGGTCCCACCTGCCACCCCGATCTGGTCAGAACCCCAGGTCCCCTGACCCTGCGCCCCCCGGCTGA
- the MIIP gene encoding migration and invasion-inhibitory protein isoform X9 codes for MVETKDVRQLRQLSLELLRQLRAGQEAVRRSVAKAASASSLDSSSSYDSETPPSQEMSSMASRASCPQDAQQGDPCDMSWPGGASSWGSSPPPTKCRHQESLGPLRPHSAPLPASSDSNDPELSAELDSLLQEAQAMRSAPDQQSKLPKPRVIFKKESPVPERIWRLRPYLGYDWIAGSLDNSSPVTSKSEAFFSKLQKFREANQEECVCSDPEPQILGLREGGGVKGDHECVYCYRVNRRLFLVPSDPGTPCRLCRTPRDQRGPETLAEPAQVRVSVPLSVLDPPHQYRIHRRKSFDASDTLALPRHCLLGWDILPPKPEKSSALKSLDLWSCVSAKAQHRKLSATSPSRLALPTRVPPATPIWSEPQVP; via the exons ATGGTGGAGACCAAGGACGTGCGGCAGCTGCGGCAGCTCAGCCTGGAGCTCCTGAGGCAGCTGCGGGCCGGGCAGGAGGCCGTGCGGCGCTCGGTGGCCAAGGCAGCCTCCGCG TCGAGCCTGGACTCCAGCAGCAGCTACGACTCAGAGACGCCACCCTCTCAGGAGATGTCCTCAATGGCCTCGAGAGCCTCCTGTCCACAGGATGCCCAGCAAGGTGACCCCTGTGATATGTCCTGGCCCGGCGGGGCCAGCTCTTGGGGGAGCTCTCCCCCACCCACCAAATGCCGACACCAGGAGTCCCTGGGGCCACTGAGGCCCCACTCGGCACCCTTGCCGGCCTCCTCAGACTCGAATGACCCAGAGCTGTCGGCAGAGCTGGACAGTCTACTCCAGGAGGCACAGGCCATGAGGTCCGCCCCGGATCAACAAAGCAAGCTGCCCAAG CCGAGAGTGATCTTCAAGAAGGAGTCTCCAGTACCTGAGAGGATCTGGCGCCTCCGACCGTACCTGGGTTACGACTGGATTGCAG GGTCTCTGGACAACAGCTCTCCCGTCACCAGCAAGTCCGAGGCCTTCTTCTCTAAGCTGCAGAAGTTCCGGGAAGCCAACCAGGAGGAGTGTGTTTGCAGCGACCCCGA ACCCCAGATCCTGGGCCTGCGCGAGGGCGGTGGCGTCAAGGGAGACCATGAAT GCGTCTACTGTTACCGGGTCAACCGGCGCCTGTTCCTGGTGCCTTCAGATCCCGGCACCCCCTGCCGCCTGTGCAGGACACCACGGGACCAGCGGGGCCCTGAGACCCTGGCGGAGCCAGCGCAGGTCAG GGTGAGCGTCCCACTGTCCGTCCTGGACCCCCCACACCAGTACCGTATCCACCGGCGGAAGAGTTTTGACGCCTCCGACACGCTGGCCCTGCCCCGG CACTGCCTGCTGGGCTGGGACATTCTCCCGCCAAAGCCCGAGAAAAGCTCAGCCCTCAAGAGCCTGGATCTCTGGTCCTGTGTCTCTGCCAAGGCCCAGCACCGGAAGCTGTCAGCCACCAGCCCCTCCCGCCTG GCCCTGCCCACGCGGGTCCCACCTGCCACCCCGATCTGGTCAGAACCCCAGGTCCCCTGA
- the MIIP gene encoding migration and invasion-inhibitory protein isoform X8 — MVETKDVRQLRQLSLELLRQLRAGQEAVRRSVAKAASASSLDSSSSYDSETPPSQEMSSMASRASCPQDAQQGDPCDMSWPGGASSWGSSPPPTKCRHQESLGPLRPHSAPLPASSDSNDPELSAELDSLLQEAQAMRSAPDQQSKLPKPRVIFKKESPVPERIWRLRPYLGYDWIAGSLDNSSPVTSKSEAFFSKLQKFREANQEECVCSDPEPQILGLREGGGVKGDHECVYCYRVNRRLFLVPSDPGTPCRLCRTPRDQRGPETLAEPAQVRVSVPLSVLDPPHQYRIHRRKSFDASDTLALPRIRSLRQRGRDLSKHCLLGWDILPPKPEKSSALKSLDLWSCVSAKAQHRKLSATSPSRLALPTRVPPATPIWSEPQVP; from the exons ATGGTGGAGACCAAGGACGTGCGGCAGCTGCGGCAGCTCAGCCTGGAGCTCCTGAGGCAGCTGCGGGCCGGGCAGGAGGCCGTGCGGCGCTCGGTGGCCAAGGCAGCCTCCGCG TCGAGCCTGGACTCCAGCAGCAGCTACGACTCAGAGACGCCACCCTCTCAGGAGATGTCCTCAATGGCCTCGAGAGCCTCCTGTCCACAGGATGCCCAGCAAGGTGACCCCTGTGATATGTCCTGGCCCGGCGGGGCCAGCTCTTGGGGGAGCTCTCCCCCACCCACCAAATGCCGACACCAGGAGTCCCTGGGGCCACTGAGGCCCCACTCGGCACCCTTGCCGGCCTCCTCAGACTCGAATGACCCAGAGCTGTCGGCAGAGCTGGACAGTCTACTCCAGGAGGCACAGGCCATGAGGTCCGCCCCGGATCAACAAAGCAAGCTGCCCAAG CCGAGAGTGATCTTCAAGAAGGAGTCTCCAGTACCTGAGAGGATCTGGCGCCTCCGACCGTACCTGGGTTACGACTGGATTGCAG GGTCTCTGGACAACAGCTCTCCCGTCACCAGCAAGTCCGAGGCCTTCTTCTCTAAGCTGCAGAAGTTCCGGGAAGCCAACCAGGAGGAGTGTGTTTGCAGCGACCCCGA ACCCCAGATCCTGGGCCTGCGCGAGGGCGGTGGCGTCAAGGGAGACCATGAAT GCGTCTACTGTTACCGGGTCAACCGGCGCCTGTTCCTGGTGCCTTCAGATCCCGGCACCCCCTGCCGCCTGTGCAGGACACCACGGGACCAGCGGGGCCCTGAGACCCTGGCGGAGCCAGCGCAGGTCAG GGTGAGCGTCCCACTGTCCGTCCTGGACCCCCCACACCAGTACCGTATCCACCGGCGGAAGAGTTTTGACGCCTCCGACACGCTGGCCCTGCCCCGG ATTCGGAGCCTGAGGCAGAGGGGacgtgacttgtccaag CACTGCCTGCTGGGCTGGGACATTCTCCCGCCAAAGCCCGAGAAAAGCTCAGCCCTCAAGAGCCTGGATCTCTGGTCCTGTGTCTCTGCCAAGGCCCAGCACCGGAAGCTGTCAGCCACCAGCCCCTCCCGCCTG GCCCTGCCCACGCGGGTCCCACCTGCCACCCCGATCTGGTCAGAACCCCAGGTCCCCTGA
- the MIIP gene encoding migration and invasion-inhibitory protein isoform X5 — MVETKDVRQLRQLSLELLRQLRAGQEAVRRSVAKAASASSLDSSSSYDSETPPSQEMSSMASRASCPQDAQQGDPCDMSWPGGASSWGSSPPPTKCRHQESLGPLRPHSAPLPASSDSNDPELSAELDSLLQEAQAMRSAPDQQSKLPKPRVIFKKESPVPERIWRLRPYLGYDWIAGSLDNSSPVTSKSEAFFSKLQKFREANQEECVCSDPEPQILGLREGGGVKGDHECVYCYRVNRRLFLVPSDPGTPCRLCRTPRDQRGPETLAEPAQVRVSVPLSVLDPPHQYRIHRRKSFDASDTLALPRIRSLRQRGRDLSKHCLLGWDILPPKPEKSSALKSLDLWSCVSAKAQHRKLSATSPSRLGPIPPALTPSILPGPTTPRQLLHPPQEGDPDYKALPTRVPPATPIWSEPQVP; from the exons ATGGTGGAGACCAAGGACGTGCGGCAGCTGCGGCAGCTCAGCCTGGAGCTCCTGAGGCAGCTGCGGGCCGGGCAGGAGGCCGTGCGGCGCTCGGTGGCCAAGGCAGCCTCCGCG TCGAGCCTGGACTCCAGCAGCAGCTACGACTCAGAGACGCCACCCTCTCAGGAGATGTCCTCAATGGCCTCGAGAGCCTCCTGTCCACAGGATGCCCAGCAAGGTGACCCCTGTGATATGTCCTGGCCCGGCGGGGCCAGCTCTTGGGGGAGCTCTCCCCCACCCACCAAATGCCGACACCAGGAGTCCCTGGGGCCACTGAGGCCCCACTCGGCACCCTTGCCGGCCTCCTCAGACTCGAATGACCCAGAGCTGTCGGCAGAGCTGGACAGTCTACTCCAGGAGGCACAGGCCATGAGGTCCGCCCCGGATCAACAAAGCAAGCTGCCCAAG CCGAGAGTGATCTTCAAGAAGGAGTCTCCAGTACCTGAGAGGATCTGGCGCCTCCGACCGTACCTGGGTTACGACTGGATTGCAG GGTCTCTGGACAACAGCTCTCCCGTCACCAGCAAGTCCGAGGCCTTCTTCTCTAAGCTGCAGAAGTTCCGGGAAGCCAACCAGGAGGAGTGTGTTTGCAGCGACCCCGA ACCCCAGATCCTGGGCCTGCGCGAGGGCGGTGGCGTCAAGGGAGACCATGAAT GCGTCTACTGTTACCGGGTCAACCGGCGCCTGTTCCTGGTGCCTTCAGATCCCGGCACCCCCTGCCGCCTGTGCAGGACACCACGGGACCAGCGGGGCCCTGAGACCCTGGCGGAGCCAGCGCAGGTCAG GGTGAGCGTCCCACTGTCCGTCCTGGACCCCCCACACCAGTACCGTATCCACCGGCGGAAGAGTTTTGACGCCTCCGACACGCTGGCCCTGCCCCGG ATTCGGAGCCTGAGGCAGAGGGGacgtgacttgtccaag CACTGCCTGCTGGGCTGGGACATTCTCCCGCCAAAGCCCGAGAAAAGCTCAGCCCTCAAGAGCCTGGATCTCTGGTCCTGTGTCTCTGCCAAGGCCCAGCACCGGAAGCTGTCAGCCACCAGCCCCTCCCGCCTG GGGCCCATCCCCCCAGCCCTGACCCCAAGCATCCTTCCAGGGCCTACTACTCCCCGCCAGCTACTGCATCCCCCCCAGGAAGGTGACCCAGATTATAAG GCCCTGCCCACGCGGGTCCCACCTGCCACCCCGATCTGGTCAGAACCCCAGGTCCCCTGA
- the MIIP gene encoding migration and invasion-inhibitory protein isoform X4 — protein MVETKDVRQLRQLSLELLRQLRAGQEAVRRSVAKAASASSLDSSSSYDSETPPSQEMSSMASRASCPQDAQQGDPCDMSWPGGASSWGSSPPPTKCRHQESLGPLRPHSAPLPASSDSNDPELSAELDSLLQEAQAMRSAPDQQSKLPKPRVIFKKESPVPERIWRLRPYLGYDWIAGSLDNSSPVTSKSEAFFSKLQKFREANQEECVCSDPEPQILGLREGGGVKGDHECVYCYRVNRRLFLVPSDPGTPCRLCRTPRDQRGPETLAEPAQVRVSVPLSVLDPPHQYRIHRRKSFDASDTLALPRIRSLRQRGRDLSKHCLLGWDILPPKPEKSSALKSLDLWSCVSAKAQHRKLSATSPSRLVGSRLPREGQRPWSRPADCRVPGSRIGGSTAEPESVSPQGPIPPALTPSILPGPTTPRQLLHPPQEGDPDYKALPTRVPPATPIWSEPQVP, from the exons ATGGTGGAGACCAAGGACGTGCGGCAGCTGCGGCAGCTCAGCCTGGAGCTCCTGAGGCAGCTGCGGGCCGGGCAGGAGGCCGTGCGGCGCTCGGTGGCCAAGGCAGCCTCCGCG TCGAGCCTGGACTCCAGCAGCAGCTACGACTCAGAGACGCCACCCTCTCAGGAGATGTCCTCAATGGCCTCGAGAGCCTCCTGTCCACAGGATGCCCAGCAAGGTGACCCCTGTGATATGTCCTGGCCCGGCGGGGCCAGCTCTTGGGGGAGCTCTCCCCCACCCACCAAATGCCGACACCAGGAGTCCCTGGGGCCACTGAGGCCCCACTCGGCACCCTTGCCGGCCTCCTCAGACTCGAATGACCCAGAGCTGTCGGCAGAGCTGGACAGTCTACTCCAGGAGGCACAGGCCATGAGGTCCGCCCCGGATCAACAAAGCAAGCTGCCCAAG CCGAGAGTGATCTTCAAGAAGGAGTCTCCAGTACCTGAGAGGATCTGGCGCCTCCGACCGTACCTGGGTTACGACTGGATTGCAG GGTCTCTGGACAACAGCTCTCCCGTCACCAGCAAGTCCGAGGCCTTCTTCTCTAAGCTGCAGAAGTTCCGGGAAGCCAACCAGGAGGAGTGTGTTTGCAGCGACCCCGA ACCCCAGATCCTGGGCCTGCGCGAGGGCGGTGGCGTCAAGGGAGACCATGAAT GCGTCTACTGTTACCGGGTCAACCGGCGCCTGTTCCTGGTGCCTTCAGATCCCGGCACCCCCTGCCGCCTGTGCAGGACACCACGGGACCAGCGGGGCCCTGAGACCCTGGCGGAGCCAGCGCAGGTCAG GGTGAGCGTCCCACTGTCCGTCCTGGACCCCCCACACCAGTACCGTATCCACCGGCGGAAGAGTTTTGACGCCTCCGACACGCTGGCCCTGCCCCGG ATTCGGAGCCTGAGGCAGAGGGGacgtgacttgtccaag CACTGCCTGCTGGGCTGGGACATTCTCCCGCCAAAGCCCGAGAAAAGCTCAGCCCTCAAGAGCCTGGATCTCTGGTCCTGTGTCTCTGCCAAGGCCCAGCACCGGAAGCTGTCAGCCACCAGCCCCTCCCGCCTGGTAGGGTCCAGGCTGCCCCGGGAGGGACAGAGGCCTTGGAGCAGGCCTGCGGACTGCAGAGTCCCCGGGAGCAGGATTGGGGGGAGTACTGCAGAGCCTGAAAGTGTCTCTCCACAGGGGCCCATCCCCCCAGCCCTGACCCCAAGCATCCTTCCAGGGCCTACTACTCCCCGCCAGCTACTGCATCCCCCCCAGGAAGGTGACCCAGATTATAAG GCCCTGCCCACGCGGGTCCCACCTGCCACCCCGATCTGGTCAGAACCCCAGGTCCCCTGA